In Trichoderma atroviride chromosome 2, complete sequence, one DNA window encodes the following:
- a CDS encoding uncharacterized protein (EggNog:ENOG41) → MKLHRSKGHVEPPSGPFSHSCISGRSLIACQNCASAKTGCDKKFPCSRCLEKNLHCITRYARRASKVAQRTAAQAASSLSTNTLFTSTVENSSETILLQSPIQHLHGGPNQYDDYFQNAFVNPISPLSGYSATATSLGSSSYSDVNAFEHGQNSPTHVGFSEFSTKMELIDDASIGLHNGFRCCLENTDSSSNKPTPFPDMHSFKEPKIYGGFTDILQHVGKNTAGFQGGFCDALLDASSTVNPPYSSEVPGLHLARIWIRRLKRKRLFDGLKQNMNVDESIPLHPQLDLDSQHPTYNWVKLDQELSLFHDVEQTLSLSDVARPLPDPKFPWYSRTIIQDTCSYLISGTCSDTINPEEPPSFEFRQTLKQLFQDFIHGTPSERVPPRHLQLLLHPLQALMYHSRGLLSCAKGTSSAALGGIAASSVLETERLLQSWYMLATEHHDEEDTCANDIRLGLILYHFICLNLAANLVGIEQLTDPGTGTLDIGCWQHFLQSQECFRNRQDAIFHCGQALRHLRAVGIDAARPWWWPTAVQRAILTLWTASHLAPISSCPNIPEASSVFLMEHLWQQSSCMDIAPETSELCIIAIDGAAPEDACFRDADWSEKYIPVLTRLDEGVVVLTDAMGILEYGISLINAFPGSPEGEAVVSVLKGLGQV, encoded by the exons ATGAAGCTTCACAGATCAAAAGGCCACGTCGAGCCACCGTCTGGGCCTTTTAGTCACTCTTGTATATCTGGACGATCGCTCATCGCTTGTCAAAACTGCGCGAGCGCCAAAACTGGCTGCGATAAAAAGTTCCCATGCTCGAGATGTCTCGAAAAGAATCTCCACTGCATCACACGATACGCCCGCCGAGCATCCAAAGTTGCGCAGCGAACGGCAGCACAAGCAGCGTCGTCTTTGTCAACAAATACCCTCTTCACATCGACCGTTGAAAATAGCTCTGAGACTATTCTCCTCCAAAGTCCGATACAGCACCTCCATGGAGGTCCCAATCAGTATGACGACTATTTCCAAAACGCCTTTGTCAACCCTATTTCGCCCTTGTCCGGTTACTCTGCCACCGCTACATCTTTGGGCAGTTCATCCTACTCAGATGTAAACGCCTTCGAACATGGACAGAACTCACCTACACATGTCGGATTTTCAGAGTTCTCTACAAAGATGGAGCTCATCGACGACGCGTCGATAGGCCTACACAACGGCTTTCGATGCTGTCTAGAGAATACAGATAGCAGCTCTAACAAGCCAACTCCATTCCCGGACATGCACTCCTTCAAAGAGCCAAAGATTTATGGAGGCTTTACCGACATTCTACAACACGTTGGCAAAAACACAGCCGGCTTTCAAGGCGGCTTTTGCGATGCCTTGCTCGATGCCAGCAGTACCGTTAACCCACCGTACTCATCAGAAGTCCCAGGTTTACATTTGGCAAGAATTTGGATAAGAAGGCTGAAGCGAAAAAGACTATTTGACGGCCTCAAGCAGAACATGAATGTAGATGAATCAATACCACTTCATCCGCAGTTGGATCTGGATAGTCAACATCCAA CTTATAATTGGGTCAAATTAGATCAAGAACTAAGCTTGTTCCACGATGTCGAGCAGACACTTTCGCTTTCCGATGTGGCACGGCCTCTCCCCGATCCTAAATTTCCGTGGTATTCGAGAACAATCATTCAAGATACTTGTTCATATTTGATCAGCGGGACATGCTCAGATACCATCAACCCAGAGGAGCCACCAAGCTTTGAGTTCCGTCAAACATTGAAGCAATTGTTCCAAGACTTTATCCATGGCACGCCGTCGGAGAGAGTGCCTCCacggcatcttcagcttctccttcACCCGCTGCAAGCTTTGATGTATCACTCTCGAGGCCTACTTTCGTGTGCAAAGGGCACCTCCTCTGCAGCATTAGGGGGGATCGCTGCCTCCAGCGTGCTAGAAACGGAGAGGCTTTTACAATCGTGGTATATGCTTGCCACAGAACATCATGACGAGGAGGATACATGTGCAAATGATATTAGGCTTGGCCTGATCCTTTATCATTTCATATGCCTCAACTTAGCAGCCAATTTAGTGGGCATCGAGCAACTCACCGACCCAGGGACCGGGACCCTCGAcattggctgctggcagcaCTTTCTCCAAAGCCAGGAATGCTTCCGCAACCGCCAAGACGCGATTTTTCACTGCGGCCAGGCATTACGACACTTACGTGCCGTGGGCATAGACGCAGCACGCCCTTGGTGGTGGCCAACAGCCGTACAGAGAGCAATCTTGACGCTGTGGACCGCTTCTCATCTTGCGCCCATCAGCTCGTGCCCAAACATCCCAGAGGCATCATCCGTATTCCTAATGGAACATCTCTGGCAGCAGAGCTCCTGCATGGACATTGCGCCAGAGACCTCTGAGCTCTGCATCATTGCTATTGATGGTGCTGCCCCTGAAGATGCCTGTTTCCGCGACGCCGACTGGAGCGAGAAATATATACCAGTTTTGACACGTTTGGATGAAGGAGTTGTGGTTCTGACCGATGCGATGGGCATTCTGGAATATGGAATCTCGCTCATTAATGCGTTCCCTGGCTCTCCGGAAGGGGAAGCGGTGGTTTCGGTGCTTAAGGGTCTTGGGCAAGTTTGA
- a CDS encoding uncharacterized protein (EggNog:ENOG41), with protein MDGLNECRTARVAEVLADFRALQYYISAGPVEPENEEDYYTEGWAALRQCTIDGQYILDVAADTRVPAAQGGEEEQTRAELQQILLDAYARRHEGQKILLRQAAAQRWIEYRDQILQGQRPHPGNHAQLQAIDNQLRAEMAAISDEYVYAELLTADQSQGRWTMEDPSLHRIQHWLQSRRR; from the exons ATGGACGGAT TGAACGAGTGCCGTACCGCCCGAGTTGCTGAGGTCCTCGCCGACTTCCGAGCACTCCAATACTACATCTCGGCTGGACCTGTCGAGCCAGAGAACGAGGAGGACTACTACACCGAAGGATGGGCCGCCCTGCGTCAATGCACAATCGACGGACAGTATATCCTGGACGTTGCTGCTGATACCAGGGTGCCTGCAGCACAGGGTGGAGAGGAGGAACAGACCAGAGCCGAATTGCAACA GATTTTGCTTGATGCATATGCGCGCCGGCACGAGGGGCAGAAAATCCTCCTGAGACAGGCGGCTGCACAGCGATGGATCGAATACCGAGATCAAATACTACAGGGCCAAAGACCGCACCCGGGGAACCATGCTCAGCTGCAGGCTATTGATAACCAACTTCGAGCA GAAATGGCTGCAATCAGTGACGAGTACGTGTACGCCGAGCTGTTGACGGCGGACCAATCACAGGGGCGCTGGACTATGGAAGATCCCAGCCTGCACAGAATCCAGCACTGGCTTCAATcccgacgacgatga
- a CDS encoding uncharacterized protein (EggNog:ENOG41~TransMembrane:3 (o12-33i80-99o105-125i)) has product MPDTDTDHRPPAINYILSFVLVGLAWGLTTPFIRRAARAHKPDPAHAAILDRPAIKANWLRRTLYGAFFSVVDLLRNPRYAVPLVLNLTGSVWFFLLIGKAELSLTVPIVNAMAFLFTVLGEWLVEGKVISRETGIGMVLSLAGIALCVQSKN; this is encoded by the exons ATGCCAGACACAGACACAGACCACCGCCCCCCCGCCATCAACTACATCCTcagcttcgtcctcgtcggcctcgccTGGGGCCTCACCACGCCCTTCATCCGCCGCGCCGCCCGCGCCCACAAGCCGGACCCTGCCCAcgccgccatcctcgacCGCCCGGCCATCAAAGCAAACTGGCTCCGGCGCACCCTCTACGGCGCCTTTTTCTCTGTTGTCGACTTGCTGCGCAACCCGCGCTATGCCGTGCCGCTGGTGCTCAACCTCACCGGCAGCGTCTggttctttcttctcattggCAAGGCCG AGTTAAGTCTTACCGTCCCGATTGTGAATGCCATGGCTTTCCTCTTTACCGTTTTGGGTGAGTGGTTAGTTGAGGGCAAAGTCATCAGTAGAG aaactggTATTGGAATGGTTTTGTCATTGGCCGGAATAGCCCTGTGTGTTCAAAGCAAAAACTAA
- a CDS encoding uncharacterized protein (EggNog:ENOG41), which translates to MMNHARVKALKGNGKTVSKKAIKSGRASGSATPRSSPLPSLLTSPTHSAAHSRVTSDVSDDDGDFELDDMASSVYSGESVDENGDEPHAPVFDTRALIDGLRDRKRNNSEMREYFLNAYIKAVRNHYTAETHLWLDDAANELAELFLHDSNRAATAKERLLSLHAFALTVGTVGSLEIFDGAQRILKQVMMDDDDDDCRIYAIYALCMTVLYGGGLEEAALEVMEFFVEIVRTDGESIEAHDNVEIVAAALQGWCFVAGHVADFSDYADTAMDAFVDQLDSDDVDILSNAGGCIALVFEASRHHVEETGEPFQLQYDPQRLAGRLSELAKLSAKSVSRKHRRSLRENLLSVVTSLERGVGPFYSTAIYVPEKGEHVPVAQRTDDGQAEYGYRCKLRLGNHVAKIDTWSLYFRTNLMRVIFKAGLQHHVFTNPVVTECLEDAHFIQDYSPPPRGAKGRKK; encoded by the coding sequence ATGATGAACCACGCTCGAGTCAAGGCCCTCAAGGGCAATGGAAAGACCGTCTCCAAAAAGGCCATTAAATCCGGCCGTGCATCAGGAAGCGCAACGCCGCGAagctctcctcttccatcgCTATTGACGTCGCCCACCCATTCCGCAGCGCACAGCCGCGTCACTTCCGACGtcagcgatgatgacggcgattTTGAATTAGACGACATGGCATCAAGCGTCTACTCCGGCGAGTCTGTCGACGAAAATGGCGACGAGCCGCATGCTCCAGTTTTCGATACAAGAGCTCTTATTGACGGCCTCCGAGATCGAAAACGCAATAACAGCGAGATGCGAGAATATTTCCTGAATGCCTACATCAAGGCAGTTCGCAACCATTATACCGCCGAAACTCATCTTTGGCTAGACGATGCTGCAAATGAGCTGGCAGAACTTTTCCTTCACGACTCAAATCGTGCGGCCACAGCCAAGGAACGCCTCTTGAGTCTACATGCTTTTGCTCTCACGGTCGGAACGGTCGGATCTCTAGAGATCTTTGATGGAGCGCAGAGGATACTCAAGCAAGTAATgatggatgacgacgacgatgactgCCGCATCTATGCAATCTACGCGCTCTGTATGACAGTCTTATACGGTGGTGGCCTAGAAGAGGCCGCCCTGGAGGTGATGGAGTTTTTTGTTGAGATTGTGCGAACCGATGGAGAGTCAATCGAGGCCCATGACAATGTCGAGATTGTTGCAGCCGCTCTTCAAGGCTGGTGTTTCGTTGCCGGCCATGTGGCTGACTTTTCTGACTATGCCGATACAGCCATGGATGCGTTTGTAGATCAGCTGGACAGCGATGACGTTGATATCCTGTCCAATGCTGGTGGCTGCATTGCCCTTGTCTTTGAGGCATCACGGCATCACGTTGAAGAGACAGGCGAGCCATTTCAGCTCCAGTACGATCCGCAAAGACTAGCCGGTCGTCTGAGCGAACTGGCTAAACTGAGTGCTAAATCAGTGTCGAGAAAGCACCGCCGGAGCTTACGAGAGAACCTGCTTAGCGTGGTAACTTCTCTCGAGAGGGGCGTTGGCCCTTTCTATTCTACTGCTATATACGTTCCCGAAAAGGGCGAACATGTCCCTGTCGCGCAACGCACCGATGATGGTCAGGCAGAGTACGGTTATCGGTGCAAGCTGAGGCTTGGTAACCACGTTGCCAAGATCGACACTTGGTCTCTCTATTTCAGAACAAACCTCATGAGAGTCATTTTCAAGGCTGGGCTCCAGCATCACGTCTTTACCAACCCGGTTGTTACCGAATGCTTGGAGGACGCACATTTCATACAAGACTACTCACCCCCTCCAAGAGGGGCAAAGGGTAGAAAGAAGTAG
- a CDS encoding uncharacterized protein (EggNog:ENOG41~TransMembrane:12 (i168-190o210-230i237-256o262-282i294-314o326-346i379-400o412-430i442-462o468-488i500-518o538-557i)): protein MTIFPFGIQTLQLRKRTSKANASPFHQLSYNSSQTNISSKSDNVYRYQLHGPTTHFNPSSKSLAPSPSRQSASWRGALDAPAEPPTCIALNSTMPPSLAVSMEDAQFARDIASGVYTIDLPSAQAAIPGGLESPATSFAGSEETKVVEAPIVADGGSSSNIPDGGFRAWLVVVGGFLDFAIAFGLVNSFGTFQARYETQWTWLSTSTITWIGSVQLFILFLGGAVVGPIFDKYGSRALMFSGTAVCLLSFICSSFATRYYQYLLSQGILLGIGNALLFYPATGAISEWFNHKRGLALGIALSGSSVGGIFWPLIINKLFAVLSAPWVHRIIALISVPILLISCFLVRERTAAAGQDTEGHHTKSSSEGSVRHAVFEWRFFALCLSLFFIYGGMLIPFYFIPLFAIQHGVGSTMANSLLAIGYAGSFVGRVGSGWIADRFGRFNVLFVMGVLTAGITFCWAAMTTLGSMIAFTLLFGLFSGGLIPLGSACVAQTTPDMGHIGLRIGFMMAFASFSALSGGPASGAIKDATTTWLSVQTFSASLTLLGALMVFGLRLWLQPLRKGSVF, encoded by the exons ATGACCATATTCCCGTTTGGCATACAAACTCTCCAGCTTCGAAAACGAACCTCCAAAGCAAACGCTTCTCCTTTCCATCAGCTCTCTTACAACTCATCTCAAACAAACATTTCCTCAAAAAGCGACAATGTGTACCGATACCAGCTGCATGGCCCAACCACTCATTTTAATCCTTCGTCGAAATCACTTGCGCCCAGCCCTTCACGTCAATCTGCCAGCTGGCGAGGCGCTCTAGATGCACCCGCCGAACCCCCAACATGCATTGCCTTGAATTC AACAATGCCTCCTTCTCTCGCCGTCTCAATGGAAGACGCTCAATTTGCTCGCGACATCGCATCGGGAGTCTACACCATCGACCTCCCGTCCGCCCAGGCAGCTATCCCTGGCGGTCTTGAGTCTCCAGCTACTTCTTTTGCCGGCAGTGAAGAGACCAAGGTTGTTGAGGCGCCCATTGTTGCCGACGgtggcagtagcagcaacaTTCCAGATGGCGGTTTCCGAGCTTGGCTTGTCGTGGTGGGTGGATTCTTGGACTTTGCTATTGCTTTTG GACTTGTAAACTCTTTTGGCACTTTTCAGGCTCGCTACGAAACTCAATGGACTTGGCTTTCCACATCCACAATCACTTGGATTGGCAGCGTTCAG ctcttcattctcttcctcggGGGTGCCGTCGTCGGCCCCATCTTTGACAAGTACGGTTCTCGAGCTCTCATGTTTTCCGGCACCGCAGTGTGTCTCCTCTCTTTCATTTGCTCTAGCTTTGCTACTCGCTACTATCAATATCTGCTATCTCAAGGCATTCTTCTCGGTATCGGCAACGCTTTGCT TTTCTATCCTGCAACCGGAGCCATCTCCGAATGGTTCAACCACAAAAGAggcctcgccctcggcatcgccctcTCAGGCTCCTCCGTCGGCGGCATCTTCTGGcccctcatcatcaacaagctcttCGCCGTCCTATCCGCCCCCTGGGTCCACCGGATCATCGCCCTCATCTCCGTCCCCATCCTCCTCATATCTTGCTTCCTCGTCAGGGAGcgcaccgccgccgccggccagGACACCGAGGGCCACCACACAAAATCCTCCTCCGAGGGCAGCGTCCGCCACGCCGTCTTTGAGTGGCGCTTCTTCGCCCTCTGCCtgtccctcttcttcatctacGGCGGCATGCTCATTCCCTTTTACTTCATTCCCCTGTTTGCCATCCAGCACGGCGTGGGGTCCACCATGGCCAACAGCCTCCTCGCCATTGGATACGCCGGTTCTTTCGTCGGCCGTGTGGGGAGCGGCTGGATCGCGGACCGCTTCGGCCG ATTTAATGTTTTATTTGTAATGGGCGTCTTGACAGCCGGAATCACCTTTTGCTGGGCAGCCATGACGACTCTGGGCTCGATGATTGCCTTCACCCTCTTATTCGGACTCTTCTCCGGGGGCCTCATCCCTCTCGGATCCGCCTGCGTCGCGCAAACCACTCCCGACATGGGCCACATCGGCCTCCGAATTGGTTTCATGATGGCTTTTGCTTCCTTCAGCGCCTTATCCGGCGGACCGGCCAGCGGCGCCATAAAGGACGCGACCACCACCTGGCTCTCCGTCCAAACTTTCTCTGCATCCCTTACTCTCTTGGGAGCGCTGATGGTCTTTGGACTGCGCCTTTGGCTGCAGCCTTTACGAAAGGGAAGTGTGTTCTGA
- a CDS encoding uncharacterized protein (EggNog:ENOG41~TransMembrane:1 (i522-541o)): MAQSVYRDEALVRLTVVNPSPDFAFPTRNLLLRKSNTTIPLGRMSKKNGVYAAREDNGWIDSAVMSRDHAKLIFDPQSHSVFIKDIGSLHGTFFNNTRLKKHQAQVIKDGDLIQFGIPIDRGSETNPACIMRTGIQFGSLSSVQGPTVFRVPDDSDDEAYSEEDDAIRSSSKILHDHGIRPDPNFMVSDNAVITIESDHEMDSSEPEHEDHPSSPRSDQDQLRMKILESAPPLDEDALFYGDDYEESYMSEDNDDRSTCSLDQTLRRSFLGDDHTAAHVEATVIHEAEIVDRFENDCLPPILSASSAAAAPNDSAEGVHLPSFNDTFRSQEISMSHNNTATDINNDAASMELPSDVQPPLAPEFVEPKFWPEDVALNRATASSLLLDSGADFLNSPLKEHPRLQNATPPLDLDETSAYQFEVTKNAITQQQQQQQQQALATAPETGAGQPLDQQEKSSHGKRKAEEISDLTAEEIPFAERDASQAPSSLNPEARDDSAMDIDDHHSGPSEPHAKRLRRAAEIFGYAAIGGVAVMSALIATAPTL, translated from the exons ATGGCACAATCAGTCTATCGTGACGAAG CTCTGGTTCGCTTAACGGTTGTTAACCCAAGCCCTGATTTTGCGTTTCCAACACGCAACCTGTTGCTCAGAAAGTCAAATACTACAATCCCGCTGGGGCGCATGAGTAAAAAGAACGGCGTGTACGCTGCCCGAGAGGATAATGGCTGGATCGACTCTGCCGTCATGTCCAGAGATCATgccaagctcatcttcgATCCGCAGTCCCAT AGCGTCTTCATCAAGGATATCGGCTCTCTCCACGGCACATTCTTCAACAATACCCGTTTGAAAAAGCACCAAGCTCAAGTGATTAAGGATGGGGATCTCATTCAGTTTGGCATTCCCATAGATCGGGGATCGGAAACCAACCCAGCCTGCATCATGCGAACCGGAATTCAGTTTGGCTCACTTAG CTCCGTTCAGGGCCCAACCGTTTTCCGAGTACCAGACGatagcgatgatgaggcttactccgaagaagatgatgctaTTCGGAGCTCCTCTAAAATACTGCACGATCATGGTATACGCCCAGATCCCAACTTCATGGTTTCGGACAATGCTGTCATCACCATTGAATCTGACCATGAGATGGACTCATCTGAGCCTGAACATGAAGATCATCCTTCATCTCCCAGGTCTGACCAAGATCAACTGAGGATGAAAATTCTGGAATCGGCGCCTCCTCTGGACGAAGACGCTCTTTTCTACGGAGACGATTACGAAGAAAGTTACATGTCGGAAGACAACGATG ATCGCTCGACTTGCTCTCTTGATCAAACCCTACGCCGCAGTTTCTTAGGCGACGACCACACCGCAGCTCACGTCGAGGCCACTGTAATCCATGAGGCCGAAATTGTGGATAGATTCGAAAACGACTGTCTTCCACCCATCCTCTCAGCATCAAGCGCAGCCGCGGCACCGAATGATTCTGCTGAAGGTGTACATCTACCCTCATTCAACGATACTTTCCGGTCCCAGGAAATCTCTATGAGTCACAACAATACAGCCACCGATATCAACAATGATGCGGCTTCCATGGAGCTTCCGTCAGACGTTCAGCCTCCACTGGCTCCTGAGTTTGTTGAACCTAAATTTTGGCCAGAGGATGTTGCTCTCAACCGAGCAACCGCATCCAGTCTTCTCCTAGATTCGGGTGCTGATTTTCTCAATTCTCCCCTCAAAGAGCATCCTAGGCTACAGAATGCCACCCCTCCTCTAGATCTCGACGAGACTTCTGCCTATCAGTTTGAAGTCACGAAAAATGCAATtacccagcagcagcagcagcaacaacaacaagcttTGGCTACTGCTCCGGAGACGGGCGCTGGCCAGCCCCTAGATCAGCAAGAGAAATCCTCTCATGGCAAGCGCAAAGCTGAAGAGATATCAGACCTGACCGCCGAGGAAATTCCTTTTGCTGAACGAGATGCATCTCAAGCACCATCTTCACTTAACCCTGAGGCTCGTGATGACTCTGCAATGGACATTGACGACCATCACTCTGGACCTAGCGAGCCACACGCAAAGCGGCTGCGCAGAGCTGCAGAAATCTTTGGATATGCGGCAATTGGAGGAGTTGCTGTTATGTCTGCTCTGATTGCAACCGCTCCAACTCTATAG
- a CDS encoding uncharacterized protein (BUSCO:EOG092D2RAL) codes for MSVILCTAGYDHTIRFWEALSGICSRTIQHPDSQVNRLCISPDKRYLAAAGHHTVKLYDIKSTNPNPLLTFEGHTGNITGVAFHCEGKWMVTSSEDGCVKIWETRTGSIQRSYNHGHPVNDVVIHPNQGEIISCDRSGSVRIWDLAENTCAHELIPEEDVSVSSVTVASDGSLLCAANTAGNVFIWHLRQNYEQTELLPVTHFNAHKEYITRILLSPDVKKLATCSADHTAKIWEIKDVKPRIDGKTDEPRPLPLEATLTGHQRWVWDCAFSADSAYLVTACSDHYARLWELHSQQIIRQYNGHHRGAVCVALNDYSETR; via the exons ATGTCTGTAATTCTATGCACAG CGGGCTACGACCACACGATCCG GTTTTGGGAAGCTTTATCGGGGATATGCTCCCGCACGATCCAACACCCAGACTCCCAGGTCAACCGTCTATGTATCTCTCCCGACAAGAGGTACCTCGCCGCGGCCGGCCACCATACAGTGAAGCTGTACGATATCAAATCTACGAATCCTAATCCGCTTCTTACATTTGAGGGACATACGGGGAATATCACTGGAGTAGCCTTTCACTGCGAAGGTAAATGGATGGTCACGAGCTCCGAGGATGGCTGCGTCAAGATTTGGGAAACGCGGACGGGCTCAATACAGAGGAGCTACAACCACGGCCACCCTGTCAACGATGTCGTCATTCACCCAAATCAAGGCGAGATTATTAGCTGCGATAGGTCGGGCAGCGTGAGAATATGGGATCTGGCTGAGAATACTTGCGCACACGAGCTTattccagaagaagacgtgTCGGTATCGAGCGTAACGGTTGCGAGTGACGGATCCCTGTTATGCGCTGCGAATACAGCA GGCAATGTATTCATATGGCATCTTCGCCAAAACTACGAACAGACGGAGCTGCTCCCGGTGACGCATTTTAACGCTCACAAAGAGTACATTACGCGAATTCTGCTTTCTCCCGAtgtgaagaagctggcaacATGCAGCGCCGACCACACAGCCAAGATCTGGGAGATTAAAGATGTAAAGCCGCGAATAGATGGCAAGACGGACGAACCGAGACCGCTGCCTCTCGAGGCCACGCTGACTGGGCATCAACGGTGGGTATGGGACTGCGCGTTCAGCGCAGACTCGGCATATCTGGTGACGGCATGCTCCGATCACTATGCCCGGCTGTGGGAGCTGCACAGTCAACAGATTATACGCCAGTACAACGGCCACCACAGAGGAGCTGTCTGCGTAGCACTTAATGACTACTCGGAGACGCGCTAG
- a CDS encoding uncharacterized protein (EggNog:ENOG41~TransMembrane:4 (n4-14c19/20o43-61i183-206o231-254i353-373o)): MKPVIAVPAVAALVYRAWSKKSLTPAGIAAATATAIAHAYHPWNLPFVLLVVFFLAGTRVTHVKENVKATLTLSAKGASGGEGPRTHVQVFANSLVASILSVLHANQLYARAAALKSPGGPEPSGSMCFSWGGDLFVIGIIANYAAVAADTFSSELGILSKSEPRLITSLTLRKVPRGTNGGVTLLGLGAGLLGSIVIVTASMLFLPMCNEESAAWTRGGGIPWTTENRRLLMGFLVLWGLLGSVLDSYLGAIFQRSVKDVRSGKIVEGDGGIRVLVSGEADGSDKRADIKASLLHGEGSKATEKAGSAAVDESDEFVDKFDPKNKHRKPSFGDEKPSRIVENGWDLLDNNDVNFLMAVTMSMSAMGAASWYWGIPWQSMLTP; this comes from the exons ATGAAGCCCGTCATTGCCGTGCCGGCGGTTGCGGCCCTTGTGTACAGGGCCTGGAGCAAGAAGTCGCTGACGCCAGCAGGCATCGCTgccgccacggccaccgCTATTGCGCATGCCTACCACCCGTGGAATCTTCCATTTGTGCTTCTGgtcgtcttctttttggcGGGCACGCGAGTCACACAC GTCAAGGAAAACGTCAAGGCCACGCTCACGCTGAGTGCAAAGGGAGCCTCCGGCGGCGAAGGCCCTCGTACGCATGTTCAAG TCTTTGCCAATTCGCTCGTGGCATCCATCTTGTCTGTTCTCCATGCCAACCAGCTCTACGCTCGAGCTGCTGCCCTCAAAAGCCCAGGTGGCCCGGAACCCAGCGGATCAATGTGCTTCTCATGGGGAGGCGATCTCTTTgtcatcggcatcatcgcaAACTATGCTGCGGTTGCGGCCGACACGTTCAGTTCGGAGCTGGGCATCCTGTCCAAGAGTGAACCCCGCCTCATCACATCCCTTACGCTGCGAAAGGTGCCCCGCGGCACAAACGGCGGTGTGACGCTGTTGGGTTTAGGAGCTGGGCTGTTGGgatccatcgtcatcgttaCGGCTTCCATGCTATTCCTACCAATGTGCAACGAAGAATCTGCTGCCTGGACTCGTGGAGGTGGGATTCCTTGGACGACGGAAAATAGACGGCTACTCATGGGCTTTTTGGTCTTGTGGGGCCTTCTTGGTAGCGTCTTGGACAGCTATCTGGGTGCCATATTTCAGCGCTCAGTCAAGGATGTGCGTTCTGGAAAGATTGTCGAAGGTGATGGCGGCATTCGCGTCCTGGTCTCCGGCGAGGCCGATGGCTCAGATAAGCGCGCCGATATCAAAGCCTCTTTACTGCACGGCGAGGGCAGCAAAGCTACAGAAAAGGCAGGTTCGGCAGCTGTTGATGAGTCTGATGAGTTTGTCGACAAATTCGATCCCAAGAACAAGCACAGAAAGCCTAGCTTTGGGGATGAGAAGCCTTCTCGCATAGTTGAAAATGGCTGGGATCTGCTTGACAACAACGACGTCAATTTTCTCATGGCTGTCACTATGAGCATGAGTGCGATGGGGGCCGCGAGTTGGTACTGGGGAATTCCCTGGCAAAGTATGCTGACTccttga
- a CDS encoding uncharacterized protein (SECRETED:SignalP(1-19)~TransMembrane:1 (n3-16c20/21o30-49i)) — MQLLPSPVMGYGLWALVAAAADLVSEPQVPYMYAASAGLVLLMSPWDAAERQTDEQTNRSLNSPRLSAQTASKPAVRPLPIQRVEVRTARQPVPAGYLLRAALGPLAPSAAPSRALNSRSEDSSPTSSFT; from the coding sequence ATGCAGCTGCTCCCGTCCCCTGTTATGGGCTATGGGCTATGGGCACTGGTAGCGGCCGCGGCGGACCTGGTGTCAGAACCACAGGTACCTTACATGTATGCTGCATCGGCCGGCCTGGTACTGCTTATGTCTCCCTGGGACGCTGCAGAGCGTCAGACGGACGAGCAGACAAACCGCTCCCTGAATTCCCCTCGACTCAGCGCCCAAACAGCCTCCAAGCCCGCTGTCCGGCCGCTGCCGATACAACGGGTCGAGGTACGCACAGCAAGACAGCCTGTACCTGCTGGGTACCTGCTCCGGGCTGCCCTTGGACCTTTGGCACCATCCGCTGCACCCAGCAGAGCATTAAACTCCCGTAGTGAGGACTCGAGCCCCACCTCATCCTTCACTTGA